The proteins below are encoded in one region of Anaerolineales bacterium:
- the pyrB gene encoding aspartate carbamoyltransferase yields the protein MRSFLGRDILSLKNFGREEYFRVFEAADELLPFARDRRNSDMLKDKTLVTAFYQPSTRTRLAHEAAMHRLGGHVLGFSDVKNTRAGDFYQESIKDTVRMLEFYGDVMVMRHFQQGAPHEAAKWASIPVINAGDGWGEHPTQVLTDLYTIMTEKGTLDGLNFLLIGDMRMRTMHSISYAMSQFDINAFYVSPPEMSLTEDFKKELNDLNLSYTEIEHVEQAIAEADVIYMEPVVQPDYTKARDERGATIGLTPDNYKVTRELMRKARQDSIILHSLPRMDELSVEVDDTRHQRYWVEAFNGVVIRMALLALVLGAME from the coding sequence ATGCGTAGTTTTTTAGGTAGAGACATCCTGTCACTGAAAAATTTTGGCAGGGAAGAGTATTTCAGGGTATTCGAAGCGGCTGACGAGCTGCTACCATTTGCCAGAGATCGTCGAAACTCCGACATGCTCAAAGATAAAACCCTGGTGACTGCTTTTTACCAACCGAGCACCCGAACCAGGTTAGCCCATGAGGCTGCAATGCACCGCCTCGGTGGGCACGTGTTGGGTTTTTCAGATGTCAAAAACACCCGCGCAGGAGATTTTTACCAGGAATCGATCAAGGACACCGTGCGCATGCTTGAGTTCTATGGCGATGTCATGGTAATGCGACACTTCCAGCAAGGTGCTCCACATGAAGCCGCGAAATGGGCAAGCATCCCCGTGATCAATGCGGGGGATGGCTGGGGCGAGCATCCTACCCAGGTACTCACCGACTTGTATACCATTATGACTGAAAAAGGTACATTGGACGGCTTAAACTTCCTGTTGATTGGCGATATGCGCATGCGAACAATGCACAGTATTTCTTATGCCATGTCACAATTTGATATCAACGCATTTTATGTATCGCCACCTGAGATGAGTCTGACTGAAGATTTCAAAAAGGAATTGAATGATTTGAATCTCAGCTATACGGAGATTGAGCATGTCGAACAGGCCATCGCTGAAGCGGATGTAATCTACATGGAACCTGTAGTTCAACCAGATTATACGAAGGCACGTGATGAGCGTGGCGCAACGATTGGACTTACACCAGATAATTACAAAGTGACCAGAGAACTTATGCGAAAAGCCCGGCAAGATTCGATTATCCTGCATTCGTTACCGCGCATGGATGAGTTATCCGTAGAAGTCGATGACACCCGCCACCAGCGATATTGGGTTGAGGCATTCAATGGTGTGGTGATTCGCATGGCGCTGTTGGCTTTAGTCCTGGGTGCAATGGAGTAA
- a CDS encoding ornithine carbamoyltransferase, translating to MQTDLRNRDLIGDLDFSKEEVETVLEVAFDLKRKRALGEPHAYLRDKVLAMLFFFSSTRTRGSFEAGMAQLGGHAAFIESKTTQIAHGDTPKEIGEIFGRYFDGIAIRHVDWQIGNGYLNAVAKASRVPILNMQCDIYHPFQCLADLMTIIEKKGRDLRRKKMVVSWAYAASYQKPMSVPQSLVLQMPRFGLDVVLAHPPEFRLMPEIIDQAQEQAKKFGTGFEVIEDMEAAFTDADIIYAKSWGAMVHTPDANEGAKIIEKYKHWITDERKMALAKRDAIYMHPLPADRNIEVTDEVIDGTQSVVYDEAENRMHAQKAVMALTMK from the coding sequence ATGCAAACAGATTTACGAAATCGTGACTTGATTGGCGACCTGGATTTCTCGAAGGAAGAAGTTGAGACCGTTCTTGAGGTTGCCTTTGACCTCAAACGGAAACGTGCATTAGGAGAACCTCATGCATATTTACGGGATAAAGTCCTGGCGATGTTATTCTTCTTTTCGTCCACCCGTACGCGTGGTTCTTTCGAAGCTGGAATGGCTCAATTAGGTGGTCATGCAGCATTTATCGAGAGCAAAACGACCCAAATTGCCCATGGCGATACTCCTAAGGAAATTGGCGAGATCTTTGGGCGCTACTTTGATGGCATTGCAATCCGGCATGTTGACTGGCAGATCGGGAACGGTTACCTGAATGCTGTAGCCAAAGCTTCCAGGGTACCCATCCTAAATATGCAATGCGACATTTACCATCCTTTCCAGTGCCTGGCCGACCTGATGACGATCATAGAGAAGAAAGGTCGTGATTTACGCCGGAAGAAAATGGTGGTTAGCTGGGCATACGCAGCCTCTTACCAAAAGCCCATGTCGGTTCCACAGTCGCTTGTGCTCCAGATGCCTCGCTTCGGATTGGATGTTGTGCTCGCCCATCCGCCTGAATTCAGGCTGATGCCTGAAATTATAGATCAGGCTCAGGAGCAAGCTAAAAAATTTGGCACTGGGTTTGAGGTGATAGAGGATATGGAAGCTGCATTTACGGATGCAGACATCATCTATGCCAAATCATGGGGTGCGATGGTACATACGCCCGATGCGAACGAGGGTGCTAAAATTATCGAGAAGTATAAGCACTGGATCACGGACGAGCGGAAAATGGCACTGGCTAAACGTGATGCAATTTACATGCATCCACTTCCCGCGGATCGGAACATTGAAGTCACCGATGAGGTAATCGATGGCACCCAGTCAGTTGTCTATGATGAAGCTGAGAATCGGATGCATGCACAAAAAGCTGTCATGGCTTTGACCATGAAATGA
- the arcC gene encoding carbamate kinase, which yields MSENQRKIAVVAIGGNSLIKDEKHKSVEDQYLAAKESTFHIADMIEAGWDVAIGHGNGPQVGFILRRSEIAARVEGMHEIPLDVCGADSQGAIGYALQQTLQNELYKRGIQKNVATVITQVLVDRNDKAFQNPSKPIGGFMDEPEAKRRARDMDWSVVEDAGRGWRRVVASPLPKEVVELETVKVLVNAGVVVITVGGGGIPVIDTDDGEYHGVAAVIDKDYASSLLARAIHADLFLISTAVEKVAINFGKPDQKWLDRMTLAEAKQYLAEGTHFAKGSMAPKIQAILWYLEAGGKQALITNPENIGRALRGETGTWIVP from the coding sequence ATGAGCGAGAATCAACGGAAAATCGCAGTCGTTGCCATCGGTGGTAATTCACTGATCAAGGATGAGAAGCATAAGTCGGTTGAAGACCAGTACCTGGCAGCCAAGGAATCCACCTTCCATATCGCAGACATGATCGAAGCGGGATGGGATGTGGCAATCGGGCATGGTAATGGACCGCAAGTCGGGTTTATCCTGCGAAGGTCAGAAATTGCTGCCCGTGTGGAAGGGATGCACGAGATTCCCCTGGATGTATGCGGCGCCGACAGCCAGGGAGCAATAGGGTATGCCCTGCAACAAACCCTGCAAAATGAGCTATACAAGCGGGGCATTCAAAAGAACGTTGCCACGGTGATTACACAGGTGCTGGTCGATCGGAATGACAAAGCCTTCCAGAATCCATCAAAACCCATTGGCGGTTTCATGGACGAGCCTGAAGCAAAACGCAGGGCAAGGGATATGGATTGGTCTGTCGTGGAAGATGCCGGCCGAGGCTGGCGCCGGGTGGTCGCTTCACCTCTTCCTAAAGAAGTCGTCGAGCTTGAGACGGTCAAGGTGCTGGTAAATGCAGGTGTGGTGGTAATCACGGTTGGTGGTGGTGGTATACCAGTAATCGATACGGACGATGGGGAATATCACGGCGTAGCCGCGGTGATCGATAAGGATTATGCAAGCAGCCTGCTTGCCAGGGCGATCCATGCAGATTTATTCTTGATTTCAACTGCAGTCGAAAAAGTGGCTATAAATTTTGGAAAACCCGATCAAAAATGGCTGGACCGCATGACCTTAGCTGAAGCAAAACAGTACCTTGCTGAAGGAACTCACTTTGCGAAGGGTTCAATGGCACCCAAAATCCAGGCCATTCTCTGGTATCTGGAAGCTGGTGGCAAGCAAGCATTGATCACCAATCCTGAAAATATTGGCCGGGCATTACGTGGTGAAACGGGTACCTGGATTGTGCCTTAA
- a CDS encoding BMP family ABC transporter substrate-binding protein, producing the protein MILISAMIVFVMIFTACQTATTAPVETAAPTTAQTFTFGILMVGPYNDHGWSEAHYAAGKYVEEKLPGAKMIYVDKVNTADRPGTTPAQLAEDLLNQGAQLVIFNSDDMKDSATEFAKNHPDIPVIMASGDQSWKEGEAYVDLPKMVNIMGRMEYGKMMAGCVAALTTKTGKIGYLGPLINDETRRLASSAYLGAKYCWTDYMGKDAAELSFKVTWIGFWFNIPGVTSDPTQVADDFFNSGYDVVISGIDTTEAVAEAKKLTTADKPAWAIPYDYKGSCEEGAEICLGVPYFNWGPSYLKYIKLAVEGNFASAFEWNGPDWSNINNPDTSAVGFEKGAALSAEAGTQLDKFIGELAGGLNLWKGPLNLQDGTAYLNDGEVATDQQVWYLPQLLEGMEGQSVP; encoded by the coding sequence ATGATATTGATTTCTGCAATGATCGTTTTTGTAATGATCTTCACTGCCTGCCAAACCGCCACGACGGCTCCAGTGGAGACTGCTGCCCCTACGACTGCCCAGACATTTACCTTTGGCATACTCATGGTTGGCCCATACAATGACCATGGTTGGAGTGAAGCTCACTACGCTGCTGGGAAGTACGTCGAAGAAAAACTACCCGGCGCGAAAATGATCTATGTGGACAAGGTGAACACAGCTGATCGGCCTGGGACAACCCCTGCCCAGCTGGCTGAGGACTTGCTAAATCAAGGCGCACAACTCGTCATCTTCAACTCAGATGATATGAAGGATAGTGCCACTGAGTTTGCCAAGAACCATCCAGACATCCCGGTCATCATGGCGTCGGGAGATCAGTCCTGGAAGGAAGGCGAAGCGTATGTTGATCTGCCTAAGATGGTCAACATCATGGGTCGCATGGAATATGGCAAGATGATGGCTGGATGCGTAGCTGCATTGACGACCAAAACTGGAAAGATTGGTTACCTCGGTCCATTAATCAATGATGAAACCCGCCGCCTTGCCTCCTCCGCATATCTTGGGGCTAAGTACTGCTGGACGGACTACATGGGCAAAGATGCGGCTGAGCTAAGCTTCAAGGTTACCTGGATCGGGTTCTGGTTCAACATCCCAGGTGTGACCTCAGACCCAACACAGGTGGCGGATGACTTTTTCAACAGTGGATATGATGTAGTCATCTCCGGAATCGACACTACAGAAGCTGTCGCAGAAGCTAAAAAGCTAACCACTGCGGATAAACCTGCTTGGGCGATCCCGTACGATTATAAAGGCTCCTGTGAAGAAGGCGCTGAGATTTGTCTCGGGGTACCGTACTTTAACTGGGGTCCCTCTTATTTGAAGTATATCAAACTGGCTGTTGAGGGTAATTTTGCCTCTGCATTTGAGTGGAATGGACCTGATTGGAGTAACATCAATAATCCTGATACATCAGCCGTTGGTTTTGAGAAGGGTGCGGCATTGAGCGCGGAAGCTGGCACGCAGCTGGATAAATTTATCGGCGAGCTTGCCGGAGGCCTCAATTTATGGAAAGGTCCTTTGAACCTGCAGGATGGTACTGCTTATCTCAATGATGGTGAAGTGGCCACTGACCAGCAGGTTTGGTATCTGCCACAATTGCTGGAAGGTATGGAAGGACAAAGCGTTCCATAG
- a CDS encoding sugar ABC transporter ATP-binding protein — MIVETKAINKTFGVGPGAVHANRDITLTIPAGTIYGILGENGAGKSTLMKILSGFIQADSGQILLDGQAAPIHSPTDAIKFGIGMLHQDPLDFPPMRVIDNFILGHPGKFVPEQGKIKAELLGMEERFGFDIAPDAFVDALTVGERQQLEIMRLLWMGVQVLILDEPTTGISAPQKEVLFATLRRLAEDGKTIIFVSHKLEDVEILCHKVSVFRQGIFIGEMAPPFVTSKLVSMMFNKEITLGERQSCISGDVALTIKSLKMEDYRLNINLGDLDLRSGEVIGLAGMEGSGQALFLRTCAGLVRPVGGKLMLGAKDLTGKPYRAFLDNNIAFLPASRLEEGLVPGMTLTEHFLLAEGQRGYFLDLEYGRTLADERIKEFNIKGAPSTPVESLSGGNQQRALLALLKTPLSLLLLEHPTRGLDIESSIYIWGKLKERCAQGTAIIFISADLEEILQYSDRILVFFSGKVSPALDAALTDVNQLGQIIGGKGWESIPQMVGNYE; from the coding sequence ATGATCGTCGAAACCAAAGCAATTAACAAGACTTTTGGGGTAGGACCTGGTGCTGTTCATGCCAACCGGGATATTACGCTTACCATTCCTGCTGGAACGATCTATGGCATTTTAGGGGAAAATGGGGCAGGGAAAAGCACGTTAATGAAAATTTTGTCTGGATTTATCCAGGCAGACAGCGGGCAAATCCTATTGGATGGGCAAGCTGCTCCAATACACTCTCCCACAGATGCAATTAAATTCGGGATTGGGATGCTGCACCAAGATCCTTTGGATTTTCCACCAATGCGGGTGATCGATAATTTTATTCTTGGGCATCCAGGAAAATTTGTCCCTGAGCAGGGGAAAATTAAAGCCGAGCTGCTGGGTATGGAAGAACGCTTCGGATTTGACATTGCTCCAGATGCCTTTGTGGATGCGCTTACCGTGGGAGAACGGCAGCAGCTAGAGATCATGCGCCTGCTATGGATGGGCGTCCAGGTGCTCATCCTGGATGAACCTACGACGGGGATCAGCGCACCCCAAAAAGAGGTTTTATTTGCCACTCTCCGCCGCTTGGCCGAAGATGGCAAAACGATCATCTTCGTTTCTCACAAACTTGAAGATGTTGAGATATTGTGCCATAAAGTATCCGTTTTCAGGCAGGGTATTTTTATTGGTGAGATGGCACCACCCTTTGTGACCTCAAAATTAGTGTCGATGATGTTTAACAAAGAAATAACCCTGGGAGAGCGGCAATCTTGCATCTCAGGTGATGTTGCTCTCACAATCAAGTCATTAAAAATGGAAGATTATCGCTTGAATATTAATTTGGGGGACCTTGATCTCCGCTCTGGAGAAGTGATTGGCTTGGCTGGCATGGAAGGCAGTGGACAGGCTTTGTTCCTGCGGACATGTGCAGGCCTGGTCAGGCCAGTGGGTGGAAAGCTGATGCTTGGAGCGAAAGATCTCACCGGTAAACCTTACCGTGCCTTTCTGGATAATAATATTGCATTTCTGCCTGCATCACGTCTCGAAGAAGGGCTCGTCCCCGGGATGACACTGACCGAGCATTTCCTCCTGGCTGAAGGGCAAAGGGGTTACTTCCTTGATCTGGAATATGGACGGACTCTCGCCGATGAGCGGATAAAGGAGTTTAACATCAAAGGAGCACCGTCTACTCCGGTTGAGTCATTATCTGGAGGAAACCAGCAACGTGCATTGCTTGCCTTGCTAAAAACGCCATTATCATTATTGCTTTTAGAGCATCCAACCCGGGGTCTGGATATTGAATCGTCTATCTATATTTGGGGCAAGCTTAAAGAACGTTGCGCACAAGGTACAGCAATTATCTTCATCTCAGCTGACCTCGAGGAAATCCTACAATACAGCGATCGCATCCTGGTTTTCTTTAGTGGTAAAGTATCGCCTGCCCTGGATGCAGCACTCACAGACGTGAACCAGCTTGGGCAGATCATTGGTGGGAAAGGCTGGGAATCGATCCCTCAAATGGTGGGAAATTATGAGTAA
- a CDS encoding ABC transporter permease: MSKSRKILLDIGFQLLGVLLAVLFTTLILLFTGAPPLQTYKLIITGAFSSLNSISNDFVVWVPLILATVGLLVTFSAGLWNIGIEGQITLGAIFTTGLIRMLLDTSVPPLLIIFLSILAGMLGGAIWATLAGALKTFGGVNEIFGGLGLNFVATAFTLWLIFGPWQRPGVGSMSGTEPFPESLWLPQLPGLRMSLWSLLLGILAVVIIYMMLRSTYFGLKLKAVGKNIRAAFLLGVPTWQYMMLSFIVCGLFAGLAGAIQVVAVYHRLIPSISSGYGFLGLLVAMLVNYQAIWAAFIAFFYAALNIGAIQLPIVLKLDSTLSGILQGMLVLFVLIVDGVRQRLLKKRV; encoded by the coding sequence ATGAGTAAGAGCCGCAAGATTTTGCTGGATATCGGTTTTCAGCTTTTGGGAGTATTACTGGCTGTACTCTTTACTACATTGATCCTATTATTCACCGGGGCACCACCTTTGCAGACTTACAAGCTGATCATCACTGGTGCTTTTAGCTCGTTGAACAGTATTTCCAATGATTTTGTGGTGTGGGTTCCGCTAATTCTGGCAACCGTGGGCCTACTGGTCACATTTTCCGCGGGACTTTGGAATATCGGCATTGAGGGGCAGATCACACTGGGTGCGATCTTTACCACCGGGTTAATCCGCATGCTTCTAGACACATCTGTGCCCCCGCTGTTGATCATCTTCTTGAGCATCCTGGCTGGAATGCTTGGTGGGGCGATATGGGCTACTCTCGCTGGCGCATTAAAGACATTTGGTGGTGTGAACGAAATATTTGGAGGTCTGGGTTTAAACTTCGTCGCCACAGCATTCACTCTCTGGCTTATCTTTGGCCCCTGGCAACGGCCAGGTGTGGGTTCAATGAGTGGTACTGAGCCATTCCCGGAATCATTATGGCTGCCTCAATTACCGGGCCTGCGTATGAGCCTGTGGTCTCTCCTGTTGGGAATCCTGGCTGTTGTAATAATATACATGATGCTGCGTAGTACTTATTTTGGGTTGAAACTCAAAGCAGTCGGTAAAAATATCCGCGCTGCCTTCCTGCTTGGAGTGCCAACCTGGCAGTACATGATGCTGTCTTTCATCGTTTGTGGATTGTTCGCCGGCTTAGCTGGTGCGATTCAAGTGGTAGCGGTTTATCACCGGCTGATACCATCCATATCAAGTGGCTATGGTTTTCTTGGTCTCCTGGTGGCAATGCTGGTCAATTACCAGGCTATTTGGGCAGCTTTCATCGCCTTCTTTTACGCTGCCTTGAATATCGGGGCAATCCAGCTGCCAATTGTGCTTAAATTGGATTCCACATTGTCGGGCATTCTCCAGGGGATGTTGGTGTTGTTCGTCTTAATCGTCGATGGTGTCAGACAACGGTTATTAAAGAAGCGAGTTTGA
- a CDS encoding ABC transporter permease: MADNIILIGLAGVLTAAAPILFAVIGETISERAGVINLSVNGLILLAAMAGFAVAVNTTNLILGFLAGMVVGGLVALVVAFCSITLHQSQVAVGFVLALLCRDLAYFLGNPYMGLPGPRLSSLHIPVLENIPILGPFLFRQDIITYLSILLVIAAYIFIYKTRPGLILRGIGERPSAAFARGANVNRLRYVYTVIGGMLVGMAGPVYSLSVKAGWKGTISGLDGLGWIALSITIFGGWNPIRAAFGAYLFAFLQWFGLYLQPQMPNIPSQVLQVAPFPLMILTLLFVNIGNTEWVNRMLAGLNEPTRRFISRILRSLSAKPPASLGVPFDQE, translated from the coding sequence ATGGCAGATAATATCATCTTGATTGGTTTAGCTGGAGTTTTGACTGCCGCAGCACCGATATTGTTTGCAGTGATCGGTGAGACGATTTCCGAACGCGCTGGGGTAATCAATCTATCGGTTAATGGACTAATCCTTCTGGCAGCCATGGCGGGTTTTGCCGTCGCAGTAAACACCACCAACCTGATTCTAGGATTTTTAGCCGGGATGGTGGTGGGAGGGCTGGTGGCACTTGTTGTTGCCTTTTGCAGCATTACCCTGCACCAGTCGCAAGTAGCCGTTGGATTCGTGTTGGCGTTACTGTGCAGAGATCTGGCGTACTTCCTTGGTAATCCGTATATGGGGCTACCAGGACCACGTCTGTCTTCCTTGCATATACCGGTATTGGAAAACATTCCGATTCTTGGGCCTTTTTTATTCCGGCAAGATATAATTACCTATCTCAGCATCTTGTTGGTCATAGCCGCATATATTTTCATATATAAAACGCGTCCAGGGTTGATCCTACGTGGGATCGGTGAACGACCCAGTGCGGCGTTTGCCCGCGGTGCGAATGTGAATCGCTTGCGGTATGTCTATACCGTAATCGGTGGTATGCTCGTCGGCATGGCTGGGCCGGTTTATTCATTGAGTGTAAAGGCCGGTTGGAAGGGCACCATTTCGGGATTGGATGGTTTAGGTTGGATTGCCCTATCGATAACTATTTTCGGTGGTTGGAACCCAATCCGGGCTGCCTTTGGTGCATACTTGTTCGCATTTTTACAATGGTTTGGTCTTTACCTTCAACCTCAGATGCCCAATATCCCATCGCAGGTACTTCAAGTGGCTCCTTTCCCGCTCATGATCCTGACGTTGCTATTTGTGAATATCGGCAACACCGAATGGGTTAATCGCATGCTGGCAGGTTTGAACGAACCTACCAGGCGGTTTATATCGCGCATATTACGTTCTCTTAGCGCAAAACCACCTGCCTCACTCGGAGTGCCATTTGACCAGGAATAA
- the thrC gene encoding threonine synthase, translating to MQSKFTGYRCSLCGRSYSPEEVIYTCPADGGNLDVILDFQYINQHYTPQDIFLSREASIWRYLPLLAVDDPGGRDTPFHDAGWTPVFQLPSLASKYNLKNLWVKDESRNPTASFKDRASAVVIARGKEINAEVIVTASTGNAGAALAGMAAAIDQKAVIFAPRTAPPAKIAQLLIFGATVYLVDGTYDNAFDLTIEASNEFGWYCRNTGYNPFTAEGKKTGALEIWEWLMHQALPITKPLVIFVSVGDGNIISGLHKGFKDLHQLGWLEVMPRIFGVQADGSAAISKAFHTGTERITPVSAKTIADSISVDLPRDGVRAVRAARDTGGGYITVKDEEIIAAIAELGKVGIFAEPAGATSLAGVVKAVHAGIIKPEDQVLAINTGSGLKDVRAAMQAIQEPIIIEPSLSALQKVIG from the coding sequence ATGCAATCCAAATTTACTGGATATCGATGCTCTCTGTGTGGAAGAAGTTATTCTCCTGAAGAAGTCATATATACCTGCCCTGCCGATGGTGGAAACCTGGATGTAATCCTGGATTTCCAATATATTAACCAGCATTACACCCCGCAAGATATTTTTCTATCCCGTGAAGCATCCATCTGGAGATATCTACCTCTGCTAGCAGTCGATGATCCTGGCGGGAGGGATACGCCATTCCATGATGCAGGGTGGACACCTGTGTTTCAACTACCCAGCCTGGCTAGTAAATATAATTTAAAAAACCTGTGGGTGAAGGACGAATCACGCAACCCGACTGCTTCCTTTAAAGATCGGGCGAGTGCGGTGGTGATTGCCAGGGGAAAAGAGATCAACGCAGAGGTGATTGTCACGGCATCCACCGGTAATGCTGGTGCCGCCCTGGCAGGCATGGCCGCGGCGATCGACCAGAAAGCGGTGATTTTTGCTCCACGCACAGCTCCTCCCGCAAAAATCGCCCAATTACTCATCTTCGGGGCGACTGTCTACCTGGTGGACGGGACGTACGATAATGCTTTTGACCTGACGATTGAAGCTTCCAATGAATTTGGCTGGTATTGCCGGAATACAGGCTACAATCCCTTCACAGCAGAAGGGAAGAAGACGGGCGCGCTTGAAATATGGGAGTGGCTGATGCATCAAGCGTTGCCTATCACGAAACCATTGGTCATCTTTGTGTCAGTTGGAGATGGGAATATCATATCTGGTTTACATAAGGGGTTCAAAGACCTCCACCAGCTGGGATGGCTGGAAGTGATGCCACGCATTTTTGGTGTGCAGGCAGACGGTTCAGCCGCGATATCCAAAGCTTTCCATACAGGAACCGAACGGATCACTCCAGTAAGTGCAAAAACCATCGCAGACAGCATATCGGTCGACTTGCCACGCGATGGGGTGAGGGCTGTCAGAGCGGCGCGTGATACTGGTGGCGGGTATATTACCGTCAAGGATGAAGAGATTATCGCAGCCATAGCCGAGCTCGGCAAAGTTGGGATCTTTGCCGAACCAGCAGGGGCTACTTCGCTGGCTGGAGTGGTTAAAGCGGTTCATGCAGGAATCATTAAACCTGAAGATCAAGTGCTGGCCATCAACACCGGGAGTGGCCTTAAGGACGTTAGAGCAGCCATGCAGGCAATTCAAGAACCCATCATTATTGAGCCGAGTTTATCTGCTCTACAGAAAGTCATCGGTTAA
- a CDS encoding glycosyltransferase codes for MEDKVQYSIIAPIFNEIGNIHELYRRIKEALEKTGETWELLMVDDGSTDGSTDEIRKLAKTDEHIQPVIFARNFGHQIAVTAGLDYSRGQAVVIIDSDLQDPPEVILDMIAKWKEGYEVVYAQRTEREGETWFKLFTASLFYRLIYRITDVDIPMDTGDFRLLDRKVVDVMTQMRERHRFLRGMSVWVGFKQTGVSYKRASRYSGSTKYPFRKMLKFASDAITSFSYFPLQVAMYLGFISAGISIITIPIVVIMRIIGNHAFLGQATTLIAVLFLGGVQLISLGILGEYIGRLYDEAKGRPLYIVREAPTKH; via the coding sequence ATGGAAGACAAAGTTCAATATTCGATAATTGCGCCGATATTCAACGAAATCGGTAATATCCATGAGCTGTACCGTAGGATAAAAGAAGCCCTAGAGAAAACCGGTGAAACCTGGGAGCTGCTCATGGTGGATGATGGCTCAACGGATGGCTCGACAGATGAAATTCGCAAACTGGCCAAGACAGATGAGCATATCCAACCGGTAATCTTTGCGCGTAATTTCGGCCACCAGATTGCGGTGACAGCGGGGTTGGATTATTCACGCGGTCAGGCTGTGGTGATCATTGATTCCGATCTGCAGGATCCTCCGGAAGTAATCCTGGATATGATCGCCAAGTGGAAAGAAGGATACGAAGTGGTCTATGCCCAGCGGACTGAGCGTGAAGGAGAGACCTGGTTCAAATTATTCACAGCTTCACTGTTCTACCGATTGATTTACCGTATTACAGATGTCGACATACCCATGGATACGGGTGATTTCAGACTGCTGGATCGAAAAGTGGTGGACGTGATGACTCAGATGAGAGAACGCCATCGCTTCTTACGCGGCATGTCCGTATGGGTAGGCTTTAAACAGACTGGGGTTTCCTATAAGCGGGCATCACGATATTCTGGTTCGACGAAGTACCCCTTTCGAAAGATGCTCAAGTTTGCCAGTGATGCCATCACCAGTTTTTCCTACTTCCCTCTGCAAGTAGCCATGTATTTGGGTTTCATTTCTGCGGGAATAAGCATTATTACCATCCCGATTGTCGTCATCATGCGCATCATCGGCAACCACGCTTTCCTTGGACAGGCCACAACCCTGATCGCCGTCCTTTTCCTGGGTGGGGTACAGCTGATCTCACTTGGTATCCTGGGGGAGTATATAGGCAGGTTGTACGATGAGGCAAAGGGACGACCGCTTTATATCGTACGAGAAGCCCCGACAAAACATTAA